Proteins encoded within one genomic window of Apis mellifera strain DH4 linkage group LG1, Amel_HAv3.1, whole genome shotgun sequence:
- the LOC413303 gene encoding vascular endothelial growth factor receptor 1 isoform X4 — MIHVSRIVNAIIVILALNRGSIAQLSVDETEKAAELLINEGDSLEITCTGFESIFFVYPEDEPNIITSTPFKEENLEDDIFKFVFKRNETVHGDTGLYGCPDNILQVTSHPNFQTTESLVFVYVQSNRSMFVQTDNFRSLTVAVGETALIPCRPTSPNFTVELFLSDMVVNKTNFHPRIGFTLTNITLKDGGYYTCVIQADVRHEINYYLLVIRKHELNEPKIAEDNLRHVTRGQILRVNCTTIVETDMNYVLNWSTPHMNTRIRTVDYSEKTGPIKKAIVEMIIEDVRYEDEGFYECVIKSFHDSRKTKVFIKVHDPENKFINLTAQDAIRHYQRHEGGEIQWVVHVHAYPEPILKWLNTKGEEIIGNWEAPKKTKYAIKTESTNTILRINHLNIEDMGEYSLQATNQDKFDMLNFTLDVLVKPVPMLKVEPYYSPNQTVEISCDVATFPSPIITWSFIKYPYYPSYENATTIRLTNTKESGMNTRFHSIVKMTIEMSGHLTCSACNIIGCESQTETILVSDGRGGFGIIELKDPVVEGDDLELICAASIYNYTSNFEWKYENGTFIVQNDRLTIEQAKTRFTYRSILKIKNVTKADSMKYTCSNKEEMDFFLQVHGAVKPFMKETNLNGSEITIDINTHDSHNSLILQCFVGGMPKPIVTWYKNDEVIKIGDQFTYTHNQQELHINYLRDIDSGIYLCKGENRLGVIKAHGNIIVKGKEVPKELIILIVILSITVIILVVYFTIKIRREKIMRKELMEAGLMHFEEGAVECLNPELTVDDQAELLPYDKKWEFPREKLKLGKQLGSGAFGVVMKAEAEGICENEPVTTVAVKMVRRTTVPTCVRALASELKIMVHLGKHLNVVNLLGACTKNISKRELLVIVEYCRFGNLHNYLLRHRTDFINQIDPTTGKFDPSIGQDLLTRSVSVSSNNRIKYVALSFSRSLSDNSATESTNYQTSAMDSQGISMSPDGGIQSNNSSQGWRFNYRGDYKDHNLKPICTQDLLSWAFQVARGMEYLSQRKVLHGDLAARNILLAENNVVKICDFGLAKTMYKDNNYKKKGGGLLPIKWMAIESIRDRIFSTQSDIWSFGIVLWEFFTLAETPYPGMEAEKQYQKLIEGYRLEQPEYATSEIYNIMYQCWMAKPSLRPSFTQLVKNIGDLLEESVKTHYISLNDPYMDMNTTMLEGGRNDYLTMLSSPDHTTLSSPTHDYSNLPSSNLTDSTYLCMSPNSQGYQSEIFSPRPNQESTCFEFPSPTSDSEDAVEISPMLKKQEEEDPYLKPINVHARRAEFVRQREAMKNQTIDRPINRDFGYCNTPQNGQLINLNEKNKNDSKNSDDNEKLNNGNTISEKDFIPTIIRTQDNYVNMPKQKSDLRGFME; from the exons gTTCAATAGCTCAATTGAGCGTAGATGAAACAGAAAAAGCTGCAGAGCTTCTCATAAATGAAGGTGATAGTTTGGAGATCACATGCACCGGttttgaaagtattttttttgtctATCCTGAAGATGAACCCAAT atCATCACCTCTACGCcctttaaagaagaaaatctcgAAGATGACATATTCAAATTCGTgtttaaacgaaacgaaactgtTCATGGGGATACAGGATTGTATGGTTGCCCCGATAATATTTTGCAAGTTACCTCACACCCTAATTTTCAAACAACTGAAAGCTTGGTATTTGTTTATGTTCAAT cGAACAGAAGCATGTTTGTGCAAACAGATAATTTTCGTTCATTAACTGTAGCAGTCGGTGAAACTGCTTTAATACCTTGTAGACCAACATCGCCCAATTTCACAGTTGAACTTTTCCTTAGTGATATG gttgtgaataaaacaaatttccatCCAAGGATTGGTTTCACTTTGACAAACATCACACTGAAAGATGGTGGTTATTATACATGTGTCATACAAGCAGATGTACGccacgaaataaattattacttactTGTGATTC GGAAACATGAATTGAACGAACCAAAAATTGCGGAGGATAATTTACGTCATGTAACAAGAGGTCAAATTCTACGTGTAAATTGCACAACAATCGTTGAAACAGATAtgaattatgttttaaattggAGTACACCGCATAtg AATACTAGAATAAGGACTGTTGATTACAGTGAAAAAACAGGTCCAATTAAAAAAGCGATTGTCGAAATGATTATAGAGGATGTAAGATACGAAGATGAAGGCTTCTACGAATGtgttataaaatcttttcatgATTCTAGAAAAACAAAAGTCTTTATCAAAGTTCATG atccagaaaacaaatttatcaatctaaCAGCACAGGATGCTATCAGACATTATCAACGTCATGAAGGTGGTGAAATACAATGGGTTGTACATGTACATGCTTATCCAGAACCTATTCTTAAatg gcTAAATacaaaaggagaagaaatcaTAGGTAATTGGGAAGCTccaaaaaaaacgaaatatgcGATAAAAACGGAATCtactaatacaattttaagaataaaccATTTAAATATCGAGGACATGGGAGAATATTCTCTTCAAGCTACTAATCAAGATAAATTCGATATGTTGAATTTTACGTTAGATGTATtag TAAAACCAGTACCAATGTTGAAAGTAGAGCCTTATTATAGTCCTAATCAGACAGTGGAAATATCTTGTGATGTGGCAACATTTCCATCACCGATTATAACGTGGAGTTTTATTAAGTACCCTTATTATCCTTCTTATGAAAATGCGACCACTATAAGATTAACA aacacAAAAGAAAGCGGAATGAACACCAGATTTCATTCAATTGTAAAGATGACTATTGAAATGAGTGGCCATCTTACCTGTAGCGCGTGCAACATTATTGGATGCGAATCTCAAACTGAAACTATTTTGGTTTccg ATGGAAGAGGTGGTTTTGGTATAATCGAGCTAAAGGATCCAGTAGTCGAAGGGGatgatttagaattaatttgtgCTGCCTCCATTTATAATTACACGAGCAATTTCGAATGGAAATACGAAAACGGTACTTTTATTGTGCAAAATG ATAGATTGACGATCGAACAAGCTAAGACTCGATTTACTTATCGTTCGatcttaaagataaaaaatgtaacaaaagCAGATTCGATGAAGTATACATGTagcaataaagaagaaatggatttctttcttcaagtTCACg ggGCAGTGAAACCTTTTATGAAGGAAACCAATCTAAACGGAAGTGAAATTACGATTGACATTAATACACATGATTCACATAATTCGTTAATACTACAGTGTTTTGTAGGTGGAATGCCTAAACCAATAGTTACATGGTACAAA aatgatgaagtaataaaaattggtgATCAATTCACATATACCCATAATCAACAAGAATTgcatattaattatctaaggGATATTGACAGTGGAATATACTTATGCAAAGGCGAGAATCGTTTAGGAGTAATTAAAGCACACGgaaatataatagttaaag gAAAAGAGGTtccaaaagaattaataatattgattgtcATCTTATCGATCACAGTAATAATTCTGGTGGTCTATTTTACAATCAAGATTCGCCGTGAAAag atcatgagaaaagaattaatggaAGCAGGATTAATGCATTTTGAAGAAGGAGCAGTGGAATGTTTGAATCCAGAATTAACAGTGGATGATCAAGCAGAATTACTTCCTTATGATAAGAAATGGGAATTtccaagagaaaaattaaagttag ggAAACAATTAGGAAGCGGAGCTTTTGGAGTTGTCATGAAAGCGGAAGCAGAGGGAATTTGCGAGAATGAACCAGTTACCACAGTAGCAGTAAAAATGGTTCGTCGAACAACAGTTCCGACTTGTGTTCGTGCACTTGCTAGCGAGCTGAAAATTATGGTGCACCTTGGTAAACACTTGAATGTAGTCAATCTTCTTGGTGCttgtacgaaaaatatttccaaac gtGAATTATTAGTAATTGTAGAATATTGCCGATTTGGAAATttacacaattatttattacgacATAGGACTGattttatcaatcaaataGATCCAACAACTGGTAAATTTGATCCCAGTATCGGGCAAGATCTTTTAACCAGATCCGTTAGTGTTAGCAGTAATAATAG GATAAAATACGTGGCATTGTCATTTTCTCGCAGTCTTAGTGATAATTCTGCCACCGAGTCGACGAATTATCAAACTTCTGCAATGGATTCTCAAGGAATTAGTATGTCACCGGATGGCGGTATTCAAAGTAATAATTCGTCCCAAGGATGGAGATTTAATTATCGGGGTGATTATAAGGATCATAATTTGAAACCGATTTGTACGCAAGATTTATTATCTTGGGCTTTTCAAGTAGCACGTGGAATGGAATATCTTAGTCAAAGAaag gtaTTACACGGTGATTTAGctgcaagaaatattttattggccGAAAATAATGTCGTAAAAATCTGTGATTTTGGTTTAGCAAAAACCATGtacaaagataataattataaaaaaaaaggaggtgGTCTATTACCTATAAAATGGATGGCTATTGAGTCGATTAgggatcgaattttttcaacaCAATCAGATATTTGGTCATTTGGTATAGTTTTATGGGAATTCTTTACATTAGCTGAAACACCTTATCCAGGAATGGAAGCTGAAAAACAATACCAGAAACTAATTGAAGGATATAGATTGGAACAACCTGAATATGCTACTTCCGAAAT atATAACATAATGTATCAATGTTGGATGGCTAAGCCTAGTTTACGTCCGAGTTTCACGCAATTAGTTAAGAATATTGGTGATCTATTAGAAGAAAGCGTAAAAACG CATTATATCAGTTTAAATGATCCCTATATGGATATGAACACAACGATGTTAGAAGGTGGgcgaaatgattatttaacaatGCTTTCTTCACCTGATCATACAACACTTTCCTCGCCCACTcatgattattcaaatttgcCTTCTTCAAATTTAACCGATTCAACGTACCTATGTATGAGTCCTAATAGTCAGGGATATCAATCAGAAATATTCAGTCCTAGACCAAATCAAGAAAGTACTTGTTTTGAATTTCCATCGCCTACTTCTGACTCAGAGGACGCAGTAGAAATATCACCAATGTTAAAAAAACAAGAGGAAGAAGATCCTTACTTAAAACCTATCAATGTACATGCACGACGAGCAGAATTCGTTCGACAACGAGAGgcaatgaaaaatcaaacaatAGATCGACCAATCAATAGGGATTTTGGATATTGCAATACTCCACAAAATggtcaattaataaatctgaatgaaaagaataagaatgattcaaaaaattctgatgacaatgaaaaattaaataatggaaatacaaTATCGGAGAAAGATTTTATACCTACTATCATTAGGACACAAGATAATTACGTAAACATGCCTAAACAGAAGAGTGATTTAAG GGGTTTCATGGAATGA
- the LOC413303 gene encoding vascular endothelial growth factor receptor 1 isoform X1 has translation MIHVSRIVNAIIVILALNRGSIAQLSVDETEKAAELLINEGDSLEITCTGFESIFFVYPEDEPNIITSTPFKEENLEDDIFKFVFKRNETVHGDTGLYGCPDNILQVTSHPNFQTTESLVFVYVQSNRSMFVQTDNFRSLTVAVGETALIPCRPTSPNFTVELFLSDMVVNKTNFHPRIGFTLTNITLKDGGYYTCVIQADVRHEINYYLLVIRKHELNEPKIAEDNLRHVTRGQILRVNCTTIVETDMNYVLNWSTPHMNTRIRTVDYSEKTGPIKKAIVEMIIEDVRYEDEGFYECVIKSFHDSRKTKVFIKVHDPENKFINLTAQDAIRHYQRHEGGEIQWVVHVHAYPEPILKWLNTKGEEIIGNWEAPKKTKYAIKTESTNTILRINHLNIEDMGEYSLQATNQDKFDMLNFTLDVLVKPVPMLKVEPYYSPNQTVEISCDVATFPSPIITWSFIKYPYYPSYENATTIRLTNTKESGMNTRFHSIVKMTIEMSGHLTCSACNIIGCESQTETILVSDGRGGFGIIELKDPVVEGDDLELICAASIYNYTSNFEWKYENGTFIVQNDRLTIEQAKTRFTYRSILKIKNVTKADSMKYTCSNKEEMDFFLQVHGAVKPFMKETNLNGSEITIDINTHDSHNSLILQCFVGGMPKPIVTWYKNDEVIKIGDQFTYTHNQQELHINYLRDIDSGIYLCKGENRLGVIKAHGNIIVKGKEVPKELIILIVILSITVIILVVYFTIKIRREKIMRKELMEAGLMHFEEGAVECLNPELTVDDQAELLPYDKKWEFPREKLKLGKQLGSGAFGVVMKAEAEGICENEPVTTVAVKMVRRTTVPTCVRALASELKIMVHLGKHLNVVNLLGACTKNISKRELLVIVEYCRFGNLHNYLLRHRTDFINQIDPTTGKFDPSIGQDLLTRSVSVSSNNRIKYVALSFSRSLSDNSATESTNYQTSAMDSQGISMSPDGGIQSNNSSQGWRFNYRGDYKDHNLKPICTQDLLSWAFQVARGMEYLSQRKVLHGDLAARNILLAENNVVKICDFGLAKTMYKDNNYKKKGGGLLPIKWMAIESIRDRIFSTQSDIWSFGIVLWEFFTLAETPYPGMEAEKQYQKLIEGYRLEQPEYATSEIYNIMYQCWMAKPSLRPSFTQLVKNIGDLLEESVKTHYISLNDPYMDMNTTMLEGGRNDYLTMLSSPDHTTLSSPTHDYSNLPSSNLTDSTYLCMSPNSQGYQSEIFSPRPNQESTCFEFPSPTSDSEDAVEISPMLKKQEEEDPYLKPINVHARRAEFVRQREAMKNQTIDRPINRDFGYCNTPQNGQLINLNEKNKNDSKNSDDNEKLNNGNTISEKDFIPTIIRTQDNYVNMPKQKSDLRLEMPAGFSNPSYVVMVNRETDQMKV, from the exons gTTCAATAGCTCAATTGAGCGTAGATGAAACAGAAAAAGCTGCAGAGCTTCTCATAAATGAAGGTGATAGTTTGGAGATCACATGCACCGGttttgaaagtattttttttgtctATCCTGAAGATGAACCCAAT atCATCACCTCTACGCcctttaaagaagaaaatctcgAAGATGACATATTCAAATTCGTgtttaaacgaaacgaaactgtTCATGGGGATACAGGATTGTATGGTTGCCCCGATAATATTTTGCAAGTTACCTCACACCCTAATTTTCAAACAACTGAAAGCTTGGTATTTGTTTATGTTCAAT cGAACAGAAGCATGTTTGTGCAAACAGATAATTTTCGTTCATTAACTGTAGCAGTCGGTGAAACTGCTTTAATACCTTGTAGACCAACATCGCCCAATTTCACAGTTGAACTTTTCCTTAGTGATATG gttgtgaataaaacaaatttccatCCAAGGATTGGTTTCACTTTGACAAACATCACACTGAAAGATGGTGGTTATTATACATGTGTCATACAAGCAGATGTACGccacgaaataaattattacttactTGTGATTC GGAAACATGAATTGAACGAACCAAAAATTGCGGAGGATAATTTACGTCATGTAACAAGAGGTCAAATTCTACGTGTAAATTGCACAACAATCGTTGAAACAGATAtgaattatgttttaaattggAGTACACCGCATAtg AATACTAGAATAAGGACTGTTGATTACAGTGAAAAAACAGGTCCAATTAAAAAAGCGATTGTCGAAATGATTATAGAGGATGTAAGATACGAAGATGAAGGCTTCTACGAATGtgttataaaatcttttcatgATTCTAGAAAAACAAAAGTCTTTATCAAAGTTCATG atccagaaaacaaatttatcaatctaaCAGCACAGGATGCTATCAGACATTATCAACGTCATGAAGGTGGTGAAATACAATGGGTTGTACATGTACATGCTTATCCAGAACCTATTCTTAAatg gcTAAATacaaaaggagaagaaatcaTAGGTAATTGGGAAGCTccaaaaaaaacgaaatatgcGATAAAAACGGAATCtactaatacaattttaagaataaaccATTTAAATATCGAGGACATGGGAGAATATTCTCTTCAAGCTACTAATCAAGATAAATTCGATATGTTGAATTTTACGTTAGATGTATtag TAAAACCAGTACCAATGTTGAAAGTAGAGCCTTATTATAGTCCTAATCAGACAGTGGAAATATCTTGTGATGTGGCAACATTTCCATCACCGATTATAACGTGGAGTTTTATTAAGTACCCTTATTATCCTTCTTATGAAAATGCGACCACTATAAGATTAACA aacacAAAAGAAAGCGGAATGAACACCAGATTTCATTCAATTGTAAAGATGACTATTGAAATGAGTGGCCATCTTACCTGTAGCGCGTGCAACATTATTGGATGCGAATCTCAAACTGAAACTATTTTGGTTTccg ATGGAAGAGGTGGTTTTGGTATAATCGAGCTAAAGGATCCAGTAGTCGAAGGGGatgatttagaattaatttgtgCTGCCTCCATTTATAATTACACGAGCAATTTCGAATGGAAATACGAAAACGGTACTTTTATTGTGCAAAATG ATAGATTGACGATCGAACAAGCTAAGACTCGATTTACTTATCGTTCGatcttaaagataaaaaatgtaacaaaagCAGATTCGATGAAGTATACATGTagcaataaagaagaaatggatttctttcttcaagtTCACg ggGCAGTGAAACCTTTTATGAAGGAAACCAATCTAAACGGAAGTGAAATTACGATTGACATTAATACACATGATTCACATAATTCGTTAATACTACAGTGTTTTGTAGGTGGAATGCCTAAACCAATAGTTACATGGTACAAA aatgatgaagtaataaaaattggtgATCAATTCACATATACCCATAATCAACAAGAATTgcatattaattatctaaggGATATTGACAGTGGAATATACTTATGCAAAGGCGAGAATCGTTTAGGAGTAATTAAAGCACACGgaaatataatagttaaag gAAAAGAGGTtccaaaagaattaataatattgattgtcATCTTATCGATCACAGTAATAATTCTGGTGGTCTATTTTACAATCAAGATTCGCCGTGAAAag atcatgagaaaagaattaatggaAGCAGGATTAATGCATTTTGAAGAAGGAGCAGTGGAATGTTTGAATCCAGAATTAACAGTGGATGATCAAGCAGAATTACTTCCTTATGATAAGAAATGGGAATTtccaagagaaaaattaaagttag ggAAACAATTAGGAAGCGGAGCTTTTGGAGTTGTCATGAAAGCGGAAGCAGAGGGAATTTGCGAGAATGAACCAGTTACCACAGTAGCAGTAAAAATGGTTCGTCGAACAACAGTTCCGACTTGTGTTCGTGCACTTGCTAGCGAGCTGAAAATTATGGTGCACCTTGGTAAACACTTGAATGTAGTCAATCTTCTTGGTGCttgtacgaaaaatatttccaaac gtGAATTATTAGTAATTGTAGAATATTGCCGATTTGGAAATttacacaattatttattacgacATAGGACTGattttatcaatcaaataGATCCAACAACTGGTAAATTTGATCCCAGTATCGGGCAAGATCTTTTAACCAGATCCGTTAGTGTTAGCAGTAATAATAG GATAAAATACGTGGCATTGTCATTTTCTCGCAGTCTTAGTGATAATTCTGCCACCGAGTCGACGAATTATCAAACTTCTGCAATGGATTCTCAAGGAATTAGTATGTCACCGGATGGCGGTATTCAAAGTAATAATTCGTCCCAAGGATGGAGATTTAATTATCGGGGTGATTATAAGGATCATAATTTGAAACCGATTTGTACGCAAGATTTATTATCTTGGGCTTTTCAAGTAGCACGTGGAATGGAATATCTTAGTCAAAGAaag gtaTTACACGGTGATTTAGctgcaagaaatattttattggccGAAAATAATGTCGTAAAAATCTGTGATTTTGGTTTAGCAAAAACCATGtacaaagataataattataaaaaaaaaggaggtgGTCTATTACCTATAAAATGGATGGCTATTGAGTCGATTAgggatcgaattttttcaacaCAATCAGATATTTGGTCATTTGGTATAGTTTTATGGGAATTCTTTACATTAGCTGAAACACCTTATCCAGGAATGGAAGCTGAAAAACAATACCAGAAACTAATTGAAGGATATAGATTGGAACAACCTGAATATGCTACTTCCGAAAT atATAACATAATGTATCAATGTTGGATGGCTAAGCCTAGTTTACGTCCGAGTTTCACGCAATTAGTTAAGAATATTGGTGATCTATTAGAAGAAAGCGTAAAAACG CATTATATCAGTTTAAATGATCCCTATATGGATATGAACACAACGATGTTAGAAGGTGGgcgaaatgattatttaacaatGCTTTCTTCACCTGATCATACAACACTTTCCTCGCCCACTcatgattattcaaatttgcCTTCTTCAAATTTAACCGATTCAACGTACCTATGTATGAGTCCTAATAGTCAGGGATATCAATCAGAAATATTCAGTCCTAGACCAAATCAAGAAAGTACTTGTTTTGAATTTCCATCGCCTACTTCTGACTCAGAGGACGCAGTAGAAATATCACCAATGTTAAAAAAACAAGAGGAAGAAGATCCTTACTTAAAACCTATCAATGTACATGCACGACGAGCAGAATTCGTTCGACAACGAGAGgcaatgaaaaatcaaacaatAGATCGACCAATCAATAGGGATTTTGGATATTGCAATACTCCACAAAATggtcaattaataaatctgaatgaaaagaataagaatgattcaaaaaattctgatgacaatgaaaaattaaataatggaaatacaaTATCGGAGAAAGATTTTATACCTACTATCATTAGGACACAAGATAATTACGTAAACATGCCTAAACAGAAGAGTGATTTAAGGTTAGAAATGCCAGCTGGTTTTAGCAATCCTAGTTATGTGGTGATGGTTAATCGTGAAACAGATCAAATGAAAGTTTAA